TTGGGGAAAACTACTTGACACTGATGGTGAACCTCATATTGATCGCAATGACCCAAATTACGATAGTGGTGAGGTATGAATTTTTATCTGCCAGATTCAATTCATGTTTTGAAGCTCTTTTTAATGTAGCGTAAACATGAGTGGCTATATGTTCATGAAATTTCAGGAGCCATATCAACTTGTTGGGTCCGCTGTTTCTGACCCGTTGGATGAATACAAAAGAAAAGTGGCATCCATCATTGATGAATACTTCACCACTGGTGATGTGGATTTAGCAGCGTCTGAACTCAGGGATCTCGGGTCATCTGAATACCATCCGTACTTCATCAAGAGGCTTGTATCAATGGCAATGGACAGACATGACAAGGAGAAAGAAATGGCTTCGGTTCTTCTTTCAGCTCTGTACTCTGATGTCATCAGCTCTACACAAATCAAACAAGGGTTTTTTATGCTTCTGGAGTCTGCTGATGACCTGGCGGTTGACATACTCGACACAGTTGAGACTCTTGCTTTATTCGTCGCCCgtggtgttgttgatgatatTCTTCCTCCAGCCTTTGTGACCCGAGCCAAGAAATCACTATCAGAATCATCAAAAGGGTTTGAAGTTCTTCAAACTGCTGAAAAAAGCTATCTCTCGGCCCCACATCACGCAGAACTCGTTGAGCGGCGATGGGGTGGCAGCACCCACATCACTGTGGAGGAAGTCAAGAAAAAGATTTCTGATTTGTTAAGAGAATATGTTGAAAGTGGGGACACTGCTGAGGCGTGTAGGTGTATCCGCCAGCTAGGCGTTGCATTCTTTCATCATGAAGTTGTCAAACGGGCTTTGATTCTAGCCATGGAGAATCGTTCAGCCGAGCCACTTATTTTGAAGCTACTGAAAGAAGCATCAGAGGAAGGGCTGATTAGCTCAAGTCAAATGGTCAAAGGGTTCTCTCGTTTGCGTGAAAGCCTTGATGACCTGGCACTTGACATACCATCTGCTAAGTCATTGTTCGAGTCGCTGGTCCAACTTGCGGTTACTGACAACTGGCTTGATTCGTCCTTTGTGAACTCTAATGGAGATGGGCCGGTTACAGAGGCCGAAGACGATGAGAAACTTAAGCGTTACAAAGAAGAAATCGTGAGTATAATCCACGAGTATTTTCTTTCAGATGACATACCTGAACTTATCAGGAGCCTTGTTGATCTTGGGTCGCCCGAATACAACCCGGTTTTCTTGAAAAAGTTGATTACTCTTGCTATGGATAGAAAAAACCGAGAGAAGGAAATGGCATCTGTATTACTCTCTACACTTCATATAGAAATCTTTTCGACTCGAGATATAGTTGACGGTTTTACCCTTCTGTTAGAATCTGCAGAAGACACGGCTCTAGACATACTCGATGCATCAAACGAGCTCGCACTTTTCCTTGCACGAGCCGTTATTGATGACGTACTGGCTCCATTGAATTTGGAGGAAATTGGGAACCGGTTAGCACCAAACTGCAATGGGAGTGAGACTGTTCACGTGGCTCAGTCGCTTATAGCCGCCCGTCACGCAGGTGAGAGACTCCTAAGGTGCTGGGGTGGTGGGACCGGGTGGGCAGTGGAAGATGCCAAGGACAAAATCGTAAAGTTACTCGAAGAATACGAAACCGGGGGCGTTGTTGGTGAAGCTTGCCAGTGTATTCGCGATCTGGGGATGCCGTTTTTTAACCATGAGGTGGTGAAGAAGGCTTTGGTGATGGCTATGGAGAAGAAGAATGACAGGATGCTGGATTTGTTGCAGGAGTGTTACAGTGAAGGTCTGATTACTACTAATCAGATGACCAAAGGGTTTGGTAGGGTCGAAGATGGGCTTGATGACCTGGCACTTGATATCCCTGATGCTGTAGACAAGTTTAAGGGTTATCAAGAGCATGCTGTGGTTAGGGGATGGCTGGTTTCGGTGTGATCACGATGGCGATGATGTGGCGTTTTATGTTACAAATGAATGAAGCAGTCCTTGGTGTTAGCTTATATGTTTTCATGCATTTATTTGTTTATCTTACCAGATGTATAAAAATGGTTGCTTTTGGAAAACCTAGTTTATGGTGAGAAGACTGGATCTTGCTCTACTCGCGTTCTTACTTTTTTCTCAGATTATGTATTTTGTTAGTGTTTATAAACAGCTGAAACCGCCTAAACCATAACACGTCTGCTGGTTTCAAACTGCACTGTACTGTCAAACTGGTGGGTCTGGCCGTCCCGCCTAACCTAGCTGGTTTGGTTCATATTTTCTATAAACCTAGTCAACTGTTCGACCCAGATGGGCCGAGCCTGATCATCTCTTTCCTCTCATTTCTGTCGAATCGTCACACGAATACATAGGTCGAGGGTTAAGCTTTGATGATAGTTTTGACCATGGAAGTTGAAAGCCAGAGCAACTTACAGCCTCTATCTACAGGCACAGAATCTGTGAATcgattttgaatttttcaaatggaACAATGTTAAGAGCTGGGTTTGTTCTTCTCCAAGTTTAAATCGATTTTGTGGTCATAAAGGTATAAGCTGACCCGAATAGTCAAATTGTGTCGTGAAATTTGTCAAATAAAGTTATTTGTATACTTCTCATATGAGCTCTGAAATaatgaagactgtttgtttttcaaattaaATAAATGCTAACGTTTGTGATTTATGCATTCTATGCTTCTCAAAATCAAATTGGTGATTTGTATATAAAATCTTCCGACCCTAACtgcttttcacaaaaaaaaaaaaaaaaacataagcatcccaactaccacctgtAGTTTATGCGGAGGGGTGGATAAGACGGTGATCATTTGTTAACATCGTGCTTAGTTGCCATGATAATTTGGCAATATATTAGCTACTAGGGCAAGGTCCCGAATTTCTTTGTGTTCTCGGTAAAAGACCTCGTAAAGATGCATTGTCTTTGTTTAAGGTGAACAAAACAAGAAGAAATATATTCAATCGGTTGTTATCATGGCGGCGTGGTGCATTTGACAAGCTAGAAATGAGGTCATCTTTTGTAACAAGGCTGCAAATGTTAACAAGATCAAGGAAAACATAATGGCGTTGGGGGTTTCTATTGATTAAGAATCGATCCCCATATAAAGATACAGAATGGAAGGAGTGGTATAATTTTGTTTGGTAGTTTTCTTTTGTTGTTGTTTGCGGCTCTAGCGGCTTGCTAGTAGCTTTTCTTTTTTATGAAAGTTGCCGTTCAAAAAAGAACACTATGTTTTATACGTAATTAAGGCTGCAAAACGGGACTATAAATGCGAAACTATTTTTCTTATACATGCTCATTTTGTTAAAAAtgaatttgtttgtttattttgtgttcgtttggtatttttttaaacatgtatacattttgttaaaaatgaagttGTTCGTTTATTTTGTGTTCGTTTGCTatgttttaaacatatataaaCAAACGGAAACAAAATTAATATATAAATCTGgataaaatttaaaaagaaatgTCTACGAGTCTAGAGTTTTGCGCTTGATTAAGCTCTATCTCATCCTATATTAAATAAAAGAGCCAGACTTTGCAAATGTTTAGCTCTATATCTAGAGGATGGACGCGAACTCGGGTGGTAATATTTCACAAAACTTgattaacttgtttatttatatttaatcACTTTATCCGGTTATTTTTCATGTGGATTTGTTTAGTTTTAATTCCTAAACTAACATTTTTAGTTGGGAATGGTTCTTATTCATGATTGGTGttcttatattatttttttatattaatattttgTTGTTAGTGTTCAAACTCCAATGTTACGACATGTAATTAACAAAATGTTTATTTTTATAGGCATTTTG
This genomic stretch from Helianthus annuus cultivar XRQ/B chromosome 8, HanXRQr2.0-SUNRISE, whole genome shotgun sequence harbors:
- the LOC110941992 gene encoding MA3 DOMAIN-CONTAINING TRANSLATION REGULATORY FACTOR 1: MAAAREGFLTDEQREVLKTATQSTEVLSSSPKSPSWLMAEHQIKAPAGERAPNVGIAVRHVRRSHSGKLVRVKKDGGGGKGTWGKLLDTDGEPHIDRNDPNYDSGEEPYQLVGSAVSDPLDEYKRKVASIIDEYFTTGDVDLAASELRDLGSSEYHPYFIKRLVSMAMDRHDKEKEMASVLLSALYSDVISSTQIKQGFFMLLESADDLAVDILDTVETLALFVARGVVDDILPPAFVTRAKKSLSESSKGFEVLQTAEKSYLSAPHHAELVERRWGGSTHITVEEVKKKISDLLREYVESGDTAEACRCIRQLGVAFFHHEVVKRALILAMENRSAEPLILKLLKEASEEGLISSSQMVKGFSRLRESLDDLALDIPSAKSLFESLVQLAVTDNWLDSSFVNSNGDGPVTEAEDDEKLKRYKEEIVSIIHEYFLSDDIPELIRSLVDLGSPEYNPVFLKKLITLAMDRKNREKEMASVLLSTLHIEIFSTRDIVDGFTLLLESAEDTALDILDASNELALFLARAVIDDVLAPLNLEEIGNRLAPNCNGSETVHVAQSLIAARHAGERLLRCWGGGTGWAVEDAKDKIVKLLEEYETGGVVGEACQCIRDLGMPFFNHEVVKKALVMAMEKKNDRMLDLLQECYSEGLITTNQMTKGFGRVEDGLDDLALDIPDAVDKFKGYQEHAVVRGWLVSV